Sequence from the Kineosporia succinea genome:
CCGCCCGTCGGGGGCAGGGGGTTCATCGTCCGAAAGGGCCCGGACCAGGCGAGACCTCGTGGCGCTCGGGACGTCACGCGGCGTCCGGCGATCTCAGGAGGATTCCCCGCCCCCGCGCGGGCCGGGCGGAGTCAGGGCTCCGTCCGGCCCGCGGTTTCAGCGGAAGCGGGTCACCCGCCCAGCAGGGTGACGCTGTAGTCGAGCGTCGTACCCGTGGCGGTGTACGTGGCGCTCTGGCCGTTCTCGCAGTACGACACGAACACGTTGCCGGGCACCGTGTTGCCGGCCGTCGCCCGGACCAGCGGGCGCACGTCGGTGCCGGGTGCGATCTCGGTCGCGTTCAGGTCGATCGTGCGGGACTGGTTGATCGCGTAGGTGTCGGTGGACGCGGTCAGCGAACCCTCGCGCGTGGTCAGGGCGAAGTTCATGGTGAAGCCGCCGTTGTTCACGACGGTCACCTTCTGCACGCACGGGGACGCCTGGGCCTGGGCCGCGGGGGCGGCCAGCCCCACCGCGCCGACACCGAGCACCCCGGCCAGGGCCAGGGCGCGCTTACGGGACTTCATCGGGAAGAGGTTCATCAGGGTTGCCTCCATGACAAGGTGCTCGACTGCGCCGCAATGCCCCTTTTGTCGCATCGCGGCCAGGAGTCACCCTCGTCCTGACGTCCGGGCGCGGCGACTCCAGATGCACCCCCAAATCCGCGTCTGTCCCTGTTTAACCCGGGCTTGAGCCGTCCGGTAGCGCACGGGACGTCTTCTCCTGAAAAGCTGCTGCCCGAAGGTGAACGTTCCGGACAGACGGCGAACAAGGAGACATGGTGCGGGCAGCACGCGTGACGAGCACGGCCGGGCCGGGGGCGCTGGAGATCGTCGAGGTGCCGGAGCCGGTGCCCGGCCCGGGCGACGTCGTCATCGAGGTCGAGGCGGCCGGGGTGAACTTCCCCGACACGCTGCTCACGCGCGACCTCTACCAGTACAAGCCGGGGCTGCCGTTCACGCTGGGCGGCGAGGTGGCGGGCACCGTGCGTCAGGCCCCGCCGGAGAGCGGGTTCGTGCCGGGCGACCGGGTGGCCGCGTCGACCACGACGGGCGCCTTCGCGGAGGTGGTGGTGGCCCCCGCACACACGGTCGGGCCCCTGCCGGGCAAGGTCGGTTTCGTCACCGGGGCCTGCCTGCCGATGAACTACCTGACCGTGACGTTCGCGCTGAACCTGCGGGCCGGCCTGCTGCCCGGGCAGACCGTGCTGGTGCACGGGGCGGCGGGCGGGATCGGCTCGGCAGCCGTGCAGATGGCCAAACTCATGGGCGCGCGGGTGTTCTCGGTGGTCTCGACGCCGGAGAAGGCGGAGTTCGCTAAGGGGCTGGGCTCGGACGAGGTGTTCCTGGCCGACGGCTTCAAGGACGCGGTGCTGGACCTGACCGCCGGCGGCGGGGTGGACGTGGTGGTCGACCCGGTCGGCGGCGACCGGTTCACCGACTCGCTGCGCTGTCTGGCCCCCCTGGGCCGCGCGCTGGTGATCGGCTTCACCGAGGGCAGCATCCCCACGGTGAAGGTGAACCGGCTGCTGCACAACAACATCGACGTGCGGGGCGTGGGCTGGGGCGCCTTCACGGCGAAGTACCCGCAGGCCTGGCGCCGTGAGTGGGACCGGCTGGTGCCGCAGCTGAAGTCGGGTGCGGTCGAGCCGCCCGTGCACCGGATCTACGCACTGGAGCGGGTGGCCGAGGCCGTCGGGCTGCTCGAGGAGCGGGCGGTGTTCGGGAAGGTCGTCATCCAGCCGTAGGCCGAAAGGGAGTCTGCCCAAGTGCGGATGCGGGGGTCACCGAACGGCGGACTTCGTTCACGCTGAGCGTTTTCCCCCGCCATCCGAGCAGGTCAGCGAATTGCGCGACACCTGACGGATCACCGCCCGGGACATTTCCGAAAGGCGATCCTCTTTCTGGTCAGTGCCATTGTTCGACAGCGATACTCTTTCTGTCGACTGTCGACATCAGAATCCCAGCCCGGCGGAACCGATCAGATCCCGCCATCCGGACAAGGACCGCCGTGACCGACGCCAGCCAGAACCGGCTCACCCGCGACAGCACGTTCTCGCGGCGCACCGAGGCCGTGCTGCGCGACATGATCCTCGACGGGCAGATGGCCCCGGGCGAGCGCATCAACGAGGTCAGCCTGGCGCAGGCGCTGGGCATCAGCCGGGGCCCCCTGCGCGAGGCGATCCAGCGCCTGGCCGCCGAGGGCCTGCTCACGGTGATCAGTCACCGCGGCGCGTTCGTGCGCACGTTCGAGCGCTACCAGGTCGACGAGCTGTACGACCTGCGCACGGCCCTCGAGAGTCACGTGGTGCGGCTGGTGTGCCAACGGGCCACCG
This genomic interval carries:
- a CDS encoding NADPH:quinone oxidoreductase family protein; this encodes MVRAARVTSTAGPGALEIVEVPEPVPGPGDVVIEVEAAGVNFPDTLLTRDLYQYKPGLPFTLGGEVAGTVRQAPPESGFVPGDRVAASTTTGAFAEVVVAPAHTVGPLPGKVGFVTGACLPMNYLTVTFALNLRAGLLPGQTVLVHGAAGGIGSAAVQMAKLMGARVFSVVSTPEKAEFAKGLGSDEVFLADGFKDAVLDLTAGGGVDVVVDPVGGDRFTDSLRCLAPLGRALVIGFTEGSIPTVKVNRLLHNNIDVRGVGWGAFTAKYPQAWRREWDRLVPQLKSGAVEPPVHRIYALERVAEAVGLLEERAVFGKVVIQP